One Gadus morhua chromosome 13, gadMor3.0, whole genome shotgun sequence genomic window carries:
- the tpra1 gene encoding transmembrane protein adipocyte-associated 1 homolog, whose protein sequence is MLDVVRFAQYNGSTTPSPLENISTFPTWQPDTEANISKPHTCLQVLYEDIGDSRVRFWDLLLLVPNVAFFIFLMWKLPSARAKIRLTSSPIFITFYLLVFVVAAVGITRAIVSMTVSASSAATIIDKVLWEITRFFLLAIELSVIILGLAFGHLESKSSIKRVLAITAVLALAYSITQGTLEIRYPDHHLSAEDFNIYGHGGRHFWLASSCFFFLVYSLIVILPKTPLRERLSLPSKKSFYVYAAVLSLLNLVQGLGSALLCAGIIEGLCCVDVTTFLYFSIFAPLIYITFLRRFFGSEPKILFSYKSQMDEPEDSDVHLPPTSAAGMGRKEQPDQGLYYSSTQIDGSGSATAGAYLDDVVSGSVFSINRWRPINV, encoded by the exons ATGCTGGACGTAGTGAGATTTGCGCAATATAATGGCAGCACTACACCTTCGCCTTTGGAGAACATATCAACATTCCCGACCTGGCAGCCCGACACTGAGGCCAACATCTCTAAGCCCCACACATGTCTTCAGGTTCTCTATGAGGACATTGGGGACTCAAG GGTGCGTTTCTGGGACCTGCTGTTGCTGGTGCCAAATGTGGCGTTTTTCATTTTCCTGATGTGGAAACTCCCCTCCGCCAGGGCCAAGATCCGCCTTACCTCCAGTCCCATCTTCATCACCTTTTACCTGCTG GTTTttgtggtggcggcggtgggaaTAACAAGGGCCATAGTATCCATGACAGTGAGCgcatccagcgcagccactATCATAGACAAG GTGCTGTGGGAGATCACTCGGTTCTTCCTGCTTGCTATTGAACTGAGCGTCATCATCCTCGGCCTCGCTTTTG GGCACCTGGAGAGCAAGTCCAGTATAAAGCGCGTGCTGGCCATCACTGCTGTCCTCGCTTTGGCCTATTCGATTACACAG GGCACCCTTGAGATTCGGTATCCAGACCATCATCTGTCTGCAGAGGATTTTAATATCTATGGCCACGGAGGGAGACACTTCTGGTTAGCCAGTTCCTGCTTCTTCTTTCTG gtGTATTCCCTGATCGTCATCTTGCCTAAAACTCCATTAAGAGAACGGCTATCACTGCCAT CTAAGAAGAGTTTCTATGTGTATGCTGCCGTTCTCTCTTTGCTGAACCTCGTCCAGGGCCTGGGAAGTGCCCTGCTTTGTGCTGGGATCATAGAGGGACTATG CTGTGTGGACGTCACCACCTTCCTTTACTTCTCAATCTTCGCTCCTCTCATCTACATCACGTTCCTCCGGAGATTCTTTGG CTCAGAGCCCAAGATCCTGTTCTCCTACAAGTCCCAGATGGACGAGCCCGAGGATAGCGACGTCCACCTGCCTCCCACCTCTGCCGCCGGAATGGGCCGCAAGGAGCAGCCCGACCAGGGCCTCTACTACTCCTCCACGCAGATCGACGGCTCGGGGTCCGCAACGGCAGGGGCCTACCTGGACGACGTGGTCTCCGGCAGCGTCTTCAGCATCAACCGCTGGAGGCCTATCAACGtgtaa